The window CGTAGAACTTTTGAATCTTCAATCGCTTGACGACCTGCCGCCGTGTTCACAATGTAGGTGTATTCGTTGTTCTTAATACGGTCAAGAATGTGAGGACGACCTTCGTGTACTTTGTTTACTAGACGAGGGTTGATACCCGCTTCGCCTAGAATCACAGCTGTACCGTGTGTCGCATCCAACTGGTAGCCTAGTTTAACTAGCTTAGAAGCCAGGTCAACTACACGCTCTTTATCGCCTTCACGTACTGATAGTAGTGCGCGGCCACCTTCTGGGTACACATTACCGCAACCCAGTTCGGCTTTAGCAAATGCCTCAGAAAAAGTAGTACCAACACCCATTACTTCACCTGTTGAGCGCATTTCTGGGCCCAATAGTGGGTCAACACCAGGGAATTTGTTGAACGGTAGAACCACTTCTTTCACTGAGTAATAAGGAGGAATAATCTCTTTAGTAAAGCCTTGCGACTCTAGAGATTGACCCGCCATTACACGTGCAGCGATTTTCGCTAGTGGTGCGCCTGTTGCTTTCGAAACGAATGGCACAGTACGCGCAGCACGAGGGTTAACTTCGATTAGGTAAACGTCGTTGCCTTTCACTGCAAACTGCGTGTTCATCAGACCACGTACACCTAGTTCAAATGCTAACTTCTCAACTTGCTCACGCATCTTATCCTGGATTTCCTGGCTTAGCGTGTAAGCAGGAAGTGAACATGCTGAGTCACCTGAGTGAACACCCGCTTGCTCAATGTGCTCCATGATACCGCCGATAACAACACGCTCACCATCACAGATAGCGTCGATATCAACTTCAGTTGCATCATCTAGGAAACGGTCTAGTAGTACTGGAGACTCGTTCGATACGCTCACAGCTTCGTTGAAGTAGCGACGTAAGTCTTGCTCGTCGTATACGATTTCCATCGCACGGCCACCGAGTACATAAGATGGACGAACAACCAATGGGAAGCCGATTTCTTTAGACTTCTCAACCGCTTGCTCCATCGTTGTTACGGTAGCGTTTTGTGGTTGAAGAAGACCTAGACGCTCAACTGCAGCTTGGAAACGCTCACGGTCTTCTGCGCGGTCGATTGCATCTGGGCTAGTACCAATGATTGGCACGCCAGCCGCTTCTAGTGCACGAGCCAGTTTAAGTGGTGTTTGACCACCGTACTGAACAATCACACCTTTTGGCTTCTCAACGCGAGCGATAGACAGTACGTCTTCCAGCGTTACTGGTTCAAAGTACAAACGGTCAGACGTATCGTAGTCAGTAGATACCGTTTCTGGGTTACAGTTAACCATAATGGTTTCGTAACCGTCTTCGCGCAGTGCTAGTGATGCGTGTACACAACAGTAATCGAATTCAATACCTTGGCCGATACGGTTTGGACCGCCACCAAGAACCATGATCTTGTCTTTGTCTGTTGGATTTGCTTCACACTCTTCATCGTAAGATGAGTACATGTAAGCCGTGTCAGAAGAGAATTCTGCTGCACACGTATCCACACGTTTGTAAACCGGGTGAATGTCGAACTGTTCACGAGCGCGACGAATTTCGCTTTCAGCAACACCAAGTAGTTTAGATAGGCGAGCATCAGAGAAGCCTTTACGCTTCAGCAGACGAAGCACGTCTTTGGTCAAGCCAGCGTAACCGCCTGCTTTCACTTCTTCTTCTAGTTTCACTAGTTCTTCAATTTGAACCAAGAACCAGCGGTCAATGTTAGTCAGGTTGAATACACCATCAACAGACATGCCCGCACGGAATGCGTCAGCGATGTACCAGATACGCTCAGCACCAGCTTCTTTCAGCTCGTGACGAATCTTAGTCAGTGCATCTGGCGCTTCCAGATCAACCATCTCGTCAAAACCAGTCGCGCCAACTTCTAGGCCACGTAGTGCTTTGTGAAGAGATTCTTGTTGGTTACGACCAATCGCCATCACCTCACCAACTGACTTCATCTGTGTTGTCAGACGGTCGTTAGCACCTGCAAATTTCTCGAAGTTAAAGCGAGGAATCTTAGTTACTACGTAGTCGATAGTTGGTTCGAATGATGCTGGAGTTGCACCACCAGTGATGTCGTTTTGTAGCTCGTCCAGAGTAAAGCCAACAGCCAGTTTCGCTGCAATCTTAGCGATTGGAAAACCCGTTGCTTTCGACGCTAGAGCAGAAGAACGAGATACACGTGGGTTCATCTCGATGATAACCATACGGCCATCTTTCGGGTTGATACCAAACTGTACGTTTGAACCACCTGTTTCCACACCGATTTCACGCAGAACTGCTAGCGATGCGTTACGCATTAGCTGGTATTCTTTGTCAGTCAGTGTTTGTGCTGGAGCTACAGTGATTGAGTCACCCGTGTGGATGCCCATTGGGTCGAAGTTTTCGATTGAACATACGATGATACAGTTGTCCGCTTTGTCGCGAACTACTTCCATTTCGTACTCTTTCCAACCGATTAGAGATTCATCGATAAGCAGTTCGTTAGTCGGAGAAAGATCCAGACCACGACGACAGATTTCTTCGAACTCTTCTTTGTTGTAAGCGATACCGCCACCAGTACCACCCATCGTAAATGATGGACGGATGATACAAGGGAAGCCAACCATGTCTAAAACTTTGTAAGCTTCTTCCATGCTCTTCGCAGTATCTGCGCGAGGACACTCAAGGCCGATAGACTTCATTGCTTTATCGAAGCGAGAACGGTCTTCCGCTTTATCAATCGCGTCAGCGGTTGCACCAATCATTTCTACGCCGAACTCTTCAAGAACGCCGTGCTTCTCTAGATCTAGAGCACAGTTAAGCGCAGTCTGACCACCCATTGTCGGTAGAACCGCATCTGGACGCTCTTTTTCGATGATCTTGCGTACCACTTCCCATTGGATTGGCTCGATGTAAGTTGCATCAGCCATCTCTGGGTCAGTCATGATCGTCGCAGGGTTCGAGTTAACCAGAATAACTCGGTAGCCTTCTTCACGAAGTGCTTTACACGCTTGTGCGCCAGAGTAGTCAAACTCACATGCCTGACCGATAACAATCGGACCAGCACCAAGAATTAGAATACTTTGAATGTCAGTACGTTTTGGCATTATCTACTACTCCGAATTAAGCGCTGTGTTGTTTGATTAGTTCGATAAAGTGGTCAAAAAGCGGTGCTGCGTCATGTGGACCTGGACTCGCTTCTGGGTGACCTTGGAAGCTAAATGCTGGCTTATCTGTACGGTGGATACCTTGCAGAGAGCCATCAAATAGAGATACGTGAGTTGCACGTAGGTTTTCCGGTAGCGTTGCTTCGTCCGCTGCAAAACCGTGGTTTTGAGAGGTAATCATCACAACGTTACGATCTAAATCTTTAACCGGGTGGTTCGCACCGTGGTGACCAAACTTCATTTTCACTGTTTGTGCACCAGACGCTAGCGCCAGGATTTGGTGACCCAGACAGATACCAAAGATAGGTAGACCTTTTTCTAGGAACACTTTTGTTGCTTCAATCGCGTAAGTACATGGTTCTGGGTCACCAGGGCCGTTTGACAGGAAAACGCCATCTGGATTAAGAGCCAGTACTTCTTCTGCTGAAGTTTCAGCAGGTACAACCGTCAAGCGGCAACCACGGTCAATCAACATGCGTAGGATGTTTCGCTTCGCTCCGAAGTCGTATGCAACGACGTGGTACGGCAGCTCGCTGTCATCTTTCGCTTCTGGAAGTCCACCTTCAAGCGTCCACGAGCCTTGTTTCCATTGATACGCTTCTTTTGTTGTAACTTCTTTCGCAAGGTCCATTCCTTTTAAGCCTGGGAATTCTTTAGCTTTCGCTAATGCCAAAGCTTCATCTAAGGTGTCGCCAGCGACGATACAACCATTCTGCGCACCTTTCTCACGCAAGATACGAGTCAGCTTACGCGTATCTATGTCGGCGATACCAACAATGTTTTGTGATTTAAGGTAGTCAGAAAGTGATTGCTCATTACGGAAGTTAGAAGCGATAAGAGGAAGATCACGAATCACAAGGCCTTGTGCATGAATTGAAGAGGATTCTTCATCTTCGGAAGTGGTTCCGGTATTGCCAATGTGAGGATAAGTAAGAGTAACGATTTGCTGAGAATAGGAAGGATCAGTGAGGATTTCTTGATACCCCGTCATCGAGGTATTGAAAACGACTTCACCGACGGATACGCCATCTGCCCCAATGGACACTCCGCGGAACACTGTCCCATCTTCTAGGACTAACAGTGCTAAATTACCCAAGACAACCTCCAGAATAAAAATGCAAAAAAAATAAATCAAACTGCAAACATGCCTTCCTCTACCTATAAAATCTACATAAATAGGTACTTCAGACAAATTGGCGGTATTCTAAATACGGACAGGAAACCTGTCAACAAGCAATTAAAAATAAATTATGACTTTCTAGCGAGTAAGGGCATTTAGGCAGAATAACCGCCAAAATAACAAGTTTTAGACATCTTTATATGGAGAGGGGTGACTTTTTTGTGAATTTTACAAATTTGAACTTTCTACAGATCACAAAATCAGATGAGATTTTTACGCAAACGTTAATCAAACAAAAACAACCGCAACTTTTAAGCAGTGCAGACAATATAAACGACGAAACCACCAAAAATACCACTAAACTAACGTGAGAATGGTGGCGCAATTAAATCATTTATTTTACATCTATACCAAGAGGTATAAAAAAGCCGGCTTCCGCCGGCGAATAATTATGTAATTACAGTTCATTCAGACCAAGTACATCGGTCATGGTATAAAAGCCTGCAGGTTTGGCACTCAACCAAACAGCCGCTTTCACCGCACCGTTAGCAAAGGTCATGCGATCAGTTGCTTTGTGTGTAATTTCAACGCGCTCACCAATATCAGCAAACATCGCCGTGTGTTCACCAACAATGTCACCAGCACGAATAGTGGCAAAACCAATCTCATCTTTAGTACGCTCACCCGTAATGCCTTCACGAGCATAAACCGCTACGTCATTAAGATTGTTACCCATCGCACCTGCAATCGCTTCTCCCATACCAATTGCAGTACCTGATGGTGCATCCACTTTATGGCGATGATGTGCTTCAACAATCTCGATATCGCAGTAGTCACCCATGACTTTGGCTGCTTTTTCAAGTAGCTTGAATACTAGGTTAACACCAACAGAGTAGTTAGGAGCCATTACCACAGAAACTTGCTTTGCTGCCTCATCAATAAGCGCACGTTCTTCGTCACTAAAGCCAGTGGTGCCAATCACCATGCTCTTACCATGCTGTTTGCATAGCTCAAGGTTAGCCAAAGTGCTTACTGGTGCAGTAAAGTCGATAATGACATCAAAGTTATCCACGTCTTTAGCAAGATCATCCGTTAGAACGACATCAAATTTGCCTTCACCACATAGTTCACCGATATCGACACCGACGAGTGATGATTCCGGACGCTCAGATCCCGCTGTTACTGACGCTTCTTGATGATGGTGTGAAGCCTTAACCAAGTTGCGACCCATGCGGCCAGCTGCTCCTGCGATTGCAATACGAACCATTGCGTTTTATCTCCTTCTCTGGATAACGAGACCTATACTCGTTTCTCTCGTTTCGCTCAATCTTTTTAAACTAACAACATACCTTGCGAACCACAAGATGATTAATGTCGAAACTATGAAGAAAACTCTTGTACAACACGCTTAAGGATTGGCACATTGGCTTCCGGAAATGCATATTCAGGCAAGCTCTTGATATCAACCCAGCGACCTTCCTGACCTTCTTTACCGTATGGTTCATTTTCAAAAGAAGTGACAGAGATAAAATCGAACTTCAGAGATTTGTCTGGATAGTCGTACTCAAGGTGCTCAAACAAAGATTGTTCTGTCACGTTGATCCCGACTTCTTCTTCCAGCTCACGAATCATCGCCTGCTCCACAGACTCTTCCGGCTCTACCTTTCCACCAGGAAACTCCCAAAATCCGCCTTTATGTTTATCGTCAGGACGTTTAGTAATGAAGATCTTCGATTTATCTTGGTTAAAAATAATCGCCGCAACGATGTGAATTCTTTTCATGGAGAACGTTTCCTAAAAATGAACTGCTTCCCGCCCTGCATTAAGAGGTACATGGGGAGCAATAAAATTGACTTAAAAAAAGAGCCGCCTAAGCGACTCTTTATCAATATGTGACCAAGCTCTGTTAGTCAATTTTTCCGTGGCACTGTTTATACTTTTTACCACTGCCACATGGACAAGGCTCATTACGACCAACTTTACGCTCATCACGAACGACTGGTTGGTGTGAGTCATCTGCTTGTTCACCATCAGCAAGCTGATTTTCTGCTGCCGCATGCTGAGCTTGTGCACGGCGTGCCGCTTCTTCTGCTTGCGCACGACGTTGCTCTTCCATACGTTCAACTTCTTCTTGCTGCTGAACACGTACGCGAGACAGTACCGTGATAACATCAGATTTCAGCGCGTCTAATAAACCTTCGAACAGTTCAAACGACTCACGCTTGTACTCTTGTTTCGGGTTCTTCTGTGCGTAACCACGTAAGTGAATACCTTGACGCAGGTGATCCATGGCCGCTAAGTGCTCTTTCCAAAGCGTATCCAGTGTCTGTAGCATCACTGACTTCTCGAAGTTGCGTAGTACTTGTGCACCAACCACTTCTTCTTTCGCTTTGTAGACTTCAACCGCCAATGCAATGATCTTTTCACGAAGTGCTTCTTCGTAAAGTTTGTCATCTTCCTCAAGCCATTGCTTGATTGGTGCATCCAGATCGAAGTCCGCTTTCAGGCGTTCTTGCAGACCTTCAACATCCCACATATCTTCCAGAGATTGTGGTGGAATGTATTCATCGATGATCGCCGTCATCACGTCTTCGCGGTTCTGCTCGATCATGTCGCTGATATCGTCAACGCTCATCAACTCATCACGTAGCTCGTAAACGACTTTACGCTGATCGTTCGCAACGTCATCGTATTCAAGTAGCTGTTTACGAATGTCGAAGTTACGACCTTCCACTTTACGCTGTGCTTTTTCAATCGAACGAGACAGCATTTTCGATTCGATCGCTTCGCCTTCCTCCATACCACTTTGGATCAAACTCGCCATGCGATCTGAAGTAAAGATGCGAAGTAACGAGTCTTCCATTGATAGGTAGAAACGAGAAGAACCTGCGTCCCCCTGACGACCAGAACGACCACGTAATTGGTTATCGATACGGCGAGATTCGTGACGCTCTGTGCCGATGATGTGCAGACCGCCAGCTTCCAGTACTTTGTCATGTACGACTTTCCAATCCGCTTTAATCGCATCAATTTGCTCTTGAGTCGGATTCTCTAGCGTTTCAACTTTTGATTGCCAGCTACCACCAAGCACGATATCGGTACCACGGCCCGCCATGTTTGTCGCGATAGTAACGGCGCCCGGCATACCCGCTTCGGCAACGATCTCTGCTTCTTTCTCGTGGAATTTAGCGTTCAGTACGTTGTGCTTAATCTTAGCTTTCTTAAGTGCATTAGACAGTAGCTCAGATTTCTCAATCGATACGGTACCAACAAGTGATGGCTGACCTTTTGCTACTCGCTCTTTGATGTCTTCAATGATTGCGGCAAACTTTTCAGGCTCGGTGCGGTACACCACATCTGGCATATCGTTACGAATCATCGGTTTGTTGGTTGGAATAACAACGGTTTCCAAACCATAGATAGACTGGAACTCAAACGCTTCAGTGTCCGCTGTACCAGTCATACCTGATAGCTTCTCGTACAAACGGAAGTAGTTCTGGAATGTGATAGATGCCAGCGTTTGGTTTTCGTTCTGAATCTTAACGCCTTCTTTCGCTTCCACGGCTTGGTGCAAACCTTCAGACCAGCGACGACCAGGCATGGTACGACCCGTATGCTCATCAACAATGACAACTTCGCCGTCTTCGGTAACGATGTAATCAACATTACGTTCAAACAACACATGCGCACGTAGTGCTGCGTTCACATGGTGGAGTAGGCTGATATTGGTTGGGGAGTAAAGAGTGTCGCCTTCTTCCATCAAACCGTTTTTAACCAGAAGTTCTTCGACAAATTCTTGGCCAGTTTCAGTCAGGTACACTTGTTTCGATTTTTCGTCTAACGTGTAGTGACCATCACCGCGGTATTCTTCTGAGTCTTCTTGATCTTGTTTTTCAAGATGCGGAATCAGCAGGTTGATTCGAGTGTACAGCTCAGAGCTGTCTTCAGCTGGGCCAGAGATGATAAGAGGAGTTCGAGCTTCGTCAATAAGAATTGAGTCAACCTCATCGACGACTGCAAAGAAGCGCTCGCGTTGTACGCGGTCTTCGTTACGGAAAGCCATGTTGTCACGAAGATAATCAAAGCCAAATTCGTTATTTGTACCGTAAAGGATATCGGCTTGATACGCTTCTTTTTTCTCTTGAGGTGGCATGTTTGGTACGTTAACGCCAACACTCATACCTAGGAATTCAAATAGTGGACGGTTAGTCTCTGCGTCACGTTTAGCCAAGTAATCGTTCACAGTTACAACATGCACACCTTTACCTGATAATGCATTCAGGTACGCAGGAAGAGTGGCCGTTAAGGTTTTACCTTCACCTGTACGCATTTCCGCAATTTGACCTGCGTTCAGGACCATACCGCCAATCAGCTGTACATCGAAGTGTCGCATGCCGTAAACACGCTTAGACGCTTCACGTACGGTAGCAAATGCTTCTGGAAGGAGTTGATCAAGAGTTTCACCTTTATCCAGGCGCTCACGGAATTCAACAGTTTTTGCTTTTAGTTCTTCATCAGATAGAGCTTCAAATGTCGGCTCATAATTATTAATTTCTTTTACAATTTTTCTAAGGCGGCGCAGTGTTCGATCGTTGCGACTGCCAATAACTTTTGTCAGTAGCTTAGTTATCATTTTTCGTGAATCTCTCTTTCATCAGACCGTTCCCGATCTACTCGTAATGCCTTCAGTCTCTGCCAGTTTGGTACTAAGAATACTGATATAAATCATTTATCAAATGATATTGAGTCCAAACATCCATATTTCAAGGCTAAATTTAGAAACATTGTGGCCTAGTGTAAGGATTTTTAATCGATACAACCATAAATAGACCTATTTGTTTGAAGCACTCTGTAAATTTTATTGAAAGTGGTGATAGATTAGCCAAGGATTCAGTTGCAAAGCTCCAAATCTATCAGTTTTACTTTCATTCTGCCTTTTCCGCACAGTTTGTAATAAAGAGGCTAATGTAAACTATACCTAGGTAGAAAGCTGCTCTAGAATAGTTTGTATATCCACAAAATTAGATTTTACCTATGCGTGATCATCGACCAACCTCAACTGAGGATGTTATTGCTGAATCTCAGTTTAAGAAGATTCAAGAGCATGCTGGAGAAATCTTGCAGCTCAACAAAGCCTTACAGGATATCTTGCCTAAAGGCACGGCTGATCATTGCCGAGTTGCTAATGTACGTAACGGTCATCTGTTGATCGATGTGTCTAGCGCTGCCATCAAAATGAAGATCGACTACGATCGCCTAATGATCCTCAATAAACTCCGAACTCAAGGCTATGCAAAATTGATCAGCGTGGATGTCCGAATTAATCCATCCCTTTATCGCAACCGGTACGAGCAAGACGATAGACCCAAGCGACCGCCGTTAACTGAGTCAGCGGCCAAATCATTAATGATTATTGCGGATATGGCGCCACCTAAAATTCAAGAGCGTCTGAAAAGGCTGGCTGACATGGCAGACAAATCACAAAAATAGCCGTTCTTAAGCAAATTTTGGATAGAAAAAAACCAGGTCGAGACCTGGTTTTTAATATTCTGTCTAAGCTTTATGCTAGTACCATATTTGGCTCAGCAAATGCGACTGGCGAACCGACTTCTTCTTCAAATGTTGTCCATTCCCATGCTTCCTGATCAGCCAGAACAGCACGTAGAAGTTGGTTGTTTAGACCGTGACCCGATTTGAATGCACGGAACTCACCAATGATTGGGTGGCCACACATGTAAAGGTCACCAATGGCGTCCAACACTTTATGAGTCACAAACTCATTGTCAAAACGCAGACCTTCTTCATTAAGAATGCGGTAATCATCCAGTACGATAGCGTTATCAAAGCTACCACCCAGAACTAGGTTCTGAGACTGAAGATATTCAATATCACGCATAAAACCAAACGTACGTGCACGAGAAATCTCGCGAACAAACCCTTTAGATGAGAAATCAAACAGCAAGCGCTGCTCGTCTGATTCAATTGCAGGGTGGTTAAAGTCAATTTCAAAGTCCATACGGAAACCGTTAAATGGTACAAACTCTGCCCATTTATCGCCATCTTCAAAACGAACTGGTTTTTTGATGCGAATAAAACGCTTAGGTACATTTTGCATTTCGATACCCGCTTGCTGAAGCAGATATACAAATGGGCTTGCGCTACCATCCATAATTGGAATTTCGGGCGCATCAACTTCAACAACAATGTTATCGATGCCCATGCCAGCAAGTGCAGCATTCAAGTGCTCAACCGTGGAAATACGCACGCCTTCGTCATTGACTAATGCAGTACAAAGCATAGTGTCACGAACAGACGCAGGATCAGCTGGGAAATCTACAGGTGGATTTACATCGGTACGACGGTAAATAATACCTGTATTTGCAGCAGCCGGGCGCAGAGTAAGCGTGACTTTACGACCAGAGTGGAGACCCACACCAGTTGTTTTCACTATTT is drawn from uncultured Vibrio sp. and contains these coding sequences:
- the carB gene encoding carbamoyl-phosphate synthase large subunit translates to MPKRTDIQSILILGAGPIVIGQACEFDYSGAQACKALREEGYRVILVNSNPATIMTDPEMADATYIEPIQWEVVRKIIEKERPDAVLPTMGGQTALNCALDLEKHGVLEEFGVEMIGATADAIDKAEDRSRFDKAMKSIGLECPRADTAKSMEEAYKVLDMVGFPCIIRPSFTMGGTGGGIAYNKEEFEEICRRGLDLSPTNELLIDESLIGWKEYEMEVVRDKADNCIIVCSIENFDPMGIHTGDSITVAPAQTLTDKEYQLMRNASLAVLREIGVETGGSNVQFGINPKDGRMVIIEMNPRVSRSSALASKATGFPIAKIAAKLAVGFTLDELQNDITGGATPASFEPTIDYVVTKIPRFNFEKFAGANDRLTTQMKSVGEVMAIGRNQQESLHKALRGLEVGATGFDEMVDLEAPDALTKIRHELKEAGAERIWYIADAFRAGMSVDGVFNLTNIDRWFLVQIEELVKLEEEVKAGGYAGLTKDVLRLLKRKGFSDARLSKLLGVAESEIRRAREQFDIHPVYKRVDTCAAEFSSDTAYMYSSYDEECEANPTDKDKIMVLGGGPNRIGQGIEFDYCCVHASLALREDGYETIMVNCNPETVSTDYDTSDRLYFEPVTLEDVLSIARVEKPKGVIVQYGGQTPLKLARALEAAGVPIIGTSPDAIDRAEDRERFQAAVERLGLLQPQNATVTTMEQAVEKSKEIGFPLVVRPSYVLGGRAMEIVYDEQDLRRYFNEAVSVSNESPVLLDRFLDDATEVDIDAICDGERVVIGGIMEHIEQAGVHSGDSACSLPAYTLSQEIQDKMREQVEKLAFELGVRGLMNTQFAVKGNDVYLIEVNPRAARTVPFVSKATGAPLAKIAARVMAGQSLESQGFTKEIIPPYYSVKEVVLPFNKFPGVDPLLGPEMRSTGEVMGVGTTFSEAFAKAELGCGNVYPEGGRALLSVREGDKERVVDLASKLVKLGYQLDATHGTAVILGEAGINPRLVNKVHEGRPHILDRIKNNEYTYIVNTAAGRQAIEDSKVLRRGALAEKVNYTTTLNAAFATCMSHTADAKASVTSVQELHAKVKASLEA
- the carA gene encoding glutamine-hydrolyzing carbamoyl-phosphate synthase small subunit; the encoded protein is MGNLALLVLEDGTVFRGVSIGADGVSVGEVVFNTSMTGYQEILTDPSYSQQIVTLTYPHIGNTGTTSEDEESSSIHAQGLVIRDLPLIASNFRNEQSLSDYLKSQNIVGIADIDTRKLTRILREKGAQNGCIVAGDTLDEALALAKAKEFPGLKGMDLAKEVTTKEAYQWKQGSWTLEGGLPEAKDDSELPYHVVAYDFGAKRNILRMLIDRGCRLTVVPAETSAEEVLALNPDGVFLSNGPGDPEPCTYAIEATKVFLEKGLPIFGICLGHQILALASGAQTVKMKFGHHGANHPVKDLDRNVVMITSQNHGFAADEATLPENLRATHVSLFDGSLQGIHRTDKPAFSFQGHPEASPGPHDAAPLFDHFIELIKQHSA
- the dapB gene encoding 4-hydroxy-tetrahydrodipicolinate reductase; this encodes MVRIAIAGAAGRMGRNLVKASHHHQEASVTAGSERPESSLVGVDIGELCGEGKFDVVLTDDLAKDVDNFDVIIDFTAPVSTLANLELCKQHGKSMVIGTTGFSDEERALIDEAAKQVSVVMAPNYSVGVNLVFKLLEKAAKVMGDYCDIEIVEAHHRHKVDAPSGTAIGMGEAIAGAMGNNLNDVAVYAREGITGERTKDEIGFATIRAGDIVGEHTAMFADIGERVEITHKATDRMTFANGAVKAAVWLSAKPAGFYTMTDVLGLNEL
- the mutT gene encoding 8-oxo-dGTP diphosphatase MutT; translated protein: MKRIHIVAAIIFNQDKSKIFITKRPDDKHKGGFWEFPGGKVEPEESVEQAMIRELEEEVGINVTEQSLFEHLEYDYPDKSLKFDFISVTSFENEPYGKEGQEGRWVDIKSLPEYAFPEANVPILKRVVQEFSS
- the secA gene encoding preprotein translocase subunit SecA, which gives rise to MITKLLTKVIGSRNDRTLRRLRKIVKEINNYEPTFEALSDEELKAKTVEFRERLDKGETLDQLLPEAFATVREASKRVYGMRHFDVQLIGGMVLNAGQIAEMRTGEGKTLTATLPAYLNALSGKGVHVVTVNDYLAKRDAETNRPLFEFLGMSVGVNVPNMPPQEKKEAYQADILYGTNNEFGFDYLRDNMAFRNEDRVQRERFFAVVDEVDSILIDEARTPLIISGPAEDSSELYTRINLLIPHLEKQDQEDSEEYRGDGHYTLDEKSKQVYLTETGQEFVEELLVKNGLMEEGDTLYSPTNISLLHHVNAALRAHVLFERNVDYIVTEDGEVVIVDEHTGRTMPGRRWSEGLHQAVEAKEGVKIQNENQTLASITFQNYFRLYEKLSGMTGTADTEAFEFQSIYGLETVVIPTNKPMIRNDMPDVVYRTEPEKFAAIIEDIKERVAKGQPSLVGTVSIEKSELLSNALKKAKIKHNVLNAKFHEKEAEIVAEAGMPGAVTIATNMAGRGTDIVLGGSWQSKVETLENPTQEQIDAIKADWKVVHDKVLEAGGLHIIGTERHESRRIDNQLRGRSGRQGDAGSSRFYLSMEDSLLRIFTSDRMASLIQSGMEEGEAIESKMLSRSIEKAQRKVEGRNFDIRKQLLEYDDVANDQRKVVYELRDELMSVDDISDMIEQNREDVMTAIIDEYIPPQSLEDMWDVEGLQERLKADFDLDAPIKQWLEEDDKLYEEALREKIIALAVEVYKAKEEVVGAQVLRNFEKSVMLQTLDTLWKEHLAAMDHLRQGIHLRGYAQKNPKQEYKRESFELFEGLLDALKSDVITVLSRVRVQQQEEVERMEEQRRAQAEEAARRAQAQHAAAENQLADGEQADDSHQPVVRDERKVGRNEPCPCGSGKKYKQCHGKID
- a CDS encoding DciA family protein, translating into MRDHRPTSTEDVIAESQFKKIQEHAGEILQLNKALQDILPKGTADHCRVANVRNGHLLIDVSSAAIKMKIDYDRLMILNKLRTQGYAKLISVDVRINPSLYRNRYEQDDRPKRPPLTESAAKSLMIIADMAPPKIQERLKRLADMADKSQK
- the lpxC gene encoding UDP-3-O-acyl-N-acetylglucosamine deacetylase; amino-acid sequence: MIRQRTLKEIVKTTGVGLHSGRKVTLTLRPAAANTGIIYRRTDVNPPVDFPADPASVRDTMLCTALVNDEGVRISTVEHLNAALAGMGIDNIVVEVDAPEIPIMDGSASPFVYLLQQAGIEMQNVPKRFIRIKKPVRFEDGDKWAEFVPFNGFRMDFEIDFNHPAIESDEQRLLFDFSSKGFVREISRARTFGFMRDIEYLQSQNLVLGGSFDNAIVLDDYRILNEEGLRFDNEFVTHKVLDAIGDLYMCGHPIIGEFRAFKSGHGLNNQLLRAVLADQEAWEWTTFEEEVGSPVAFAEPNMVLA